AAACACCGCCAACTTTGTACAGGGCTACGCGGAGGGGATCTGGCAGCTGTGGCAGATGCAGCGCGCGGAGGACCGGGGTGAAGAATTTAAACCGCTGATCGACGTGCAGACGCGCTACTGGTTTAACCCCGCCGCCATCAGCCAGCACTTTATTATTCCGGGCGCGGTGACGATTATCATGACGGTGATTGGCGCGATCCTGACCTCGCTGGTGATCGCCCGCGAGTGGGAGCGCGGGACCATGGAGGCGCTGCTCTCTACCGAAGTGACGCGCGTCGAGCTGCTGCTGTGCAAGCTCATCCCCTACTATTTCCTCGGCATGCTGGCGATGCTGCTCTGTATGCTTGTCTCAGTCTTTATCCTCGGCGTGCCGTATCGCGGCTCGCTGGTGGTGCTGTTTTTTATCACCAGCCTGTTTTTACTCAGCACGCTGGGCATGGGGCTGCTCATCTCCACCATCACCCGCAACCAGTTCAACGCCGCGCAGGTGGCCCTCAACGCCGCCTTTTTACCGTCGATTATGCTGTCCGGGTTTATCTTCCAGATAGACAGTATGCCTGCGGTGATCCACGCCGTGACCTATGTTATTCCGGCTCGCTACTTTGTGAGCACGCTGCAAAGCCTGTTCCTGGCGGGGAATATTCCGGTGGTGCTGATCGTCAACACGCTGTTTTTAATGGCGTCAGCGGCGATGTTTATTGGGTTGACGTGGATGAAAACCAAACGGCGACTGGATTAAGGAGCGAACATGTTTCACCGATTATGGACGTTGATACGCAAAGAGCTGCAATCCCTGCTGCGCGAGCCGCAAACCCGCGCCATTCTGGTCTTGCCGGTGCTGATCCAGGTTTTACTGTTCCCGTTTGCCGCCACCCTTGAGGTGACCAACGCCACCATTGCCATTTACAACGAAGATAACGGCAAACATTCCGTCGAGCTGACGCAGCGTTTTGCCCGTGCAAAAGCCTTTACCCACATCCTGCTGCTGAAAAGCCCGCAGGAGATCCAGCCCACCATCGACACGCAAAAAGCGCTGCTGCTGGTGCGGTTCCCGGCGGATTTCTCCCGCAATCTGGATACCTTCCAGACCGCGCCGATGCAGCTGATCCTCGACGGGCGTAACTCCAACAGCGCCCAGATAGCCGCCAACTACCTGCAGCAGGTGGTGAAGGATTACCAGCAGGAGCTGATGAAGGGCAAACCGAAGCCCAACAACAGCGAGCTGGTGGTGCGTAACTGGTACAACCCGAACCTGGACTACAAGTGGTTCGTGGTGCCGTCGCTAATCGCCATGATCACCACTATCGGGGTGATGATCGTGACTTCCCTTTCCGTCGCCCGCGAGCGCGAACAGGGCACGCTGGACCAGCTACTGGTCTCCCCGCTCGCCACCTGGCAAATTTTCGTCGGCAAAGCGGTCCCGGCGCTGATCGTCGCGACGTTTCAGGCCACCATCGTGCTGGGGGTGGGAATTTGGGCCTACCAGATCCCGTTCGCCGGTTCGCTGGCGCTGTTTTACTTCACGATGGTCATTTACGGGCTGTCGCTGGTGGGGTTTGGACTGCTGATCTCGGCGCTCTGCTCGACGCAGCAGCAGGCGTTTATTGGGGTGTTCGTCTTTATGATGCCCGCGATTTTGCTCTCGGGGTATGTTTCACCCGTCGAGAACATGCCGGTGTGGCTACAGGACCTGACGTGGGTAAACCCGATTCGGCACTTTACGGACATCACCAAGCAAATCTATCTGAAGGATGCGAGTCTGGATATTGTCTGGGGAAGTTTGTGGCCGCTACTGGTCATAGCGGCCACGACGGGCTCAGTGGCGTACGCGATGTTTAGACGCAACATTGCGTAGCTTTTTCTCTTTGGTCAGCAGCGAGACCACCGCAGGCCCTGCGAGGATAGCCAGACCCGCCAGGGCAAGCAGCAGGTTGTTTTGCAGCACGCGCGAGAGCAGCCAAAGCACAATCATCGCCGCGCCAAAATACCAGGTGGTGGTGAGCTCTTCAAGCACATCACCCACCTCGCGCCAGCGCGCTTCATGGTGGCGCTGTAAGAACAGCATCGACAGCACGGTGACGCCATAAAGGACGCATAGCCCCAGGCCAACACGCACCAGCGTGCCGCTCATCCAGCCCATCACCAGTACGGCCACGACCAGTAAATGCAACATTATCTGCCAGCAACTCAGGCCAGTTGCGACACGAACACGTTGTTGCCACTTCATGGCTTCTCTCCTGAAGGATTTTTCTCTGCTTAATCAGACTACCGCACTTTACGGAAAATTCCGTAACGCCGCATCTTTTTGTGACGACGACTACACTTTATTTTCATTGGGATAGTCACTCAGGAAGGAGCTTATGACTCAAAAAATGCAGCATTTCTCGCTTAAGGTGCTGACGATAAACATTCATAAGGGCTTCACAGCATTTAACCGCCGCTTCATTTTACCGGAGCTGCGCGACGCGGTACGCACCGTCAGCGCGGATATTGTCTGCCTGCAGGAGGTGATGGGCGCACACGAAGTGCATCCGCTCCACTTTGAGAACTGGCCCGACACGCCGCACTATGAATTTCTGGCCGACACCATGTGGAGTGACTACGCCTATGGCCGCAACGCGGTCTATCCGGAAGGGCATCACGGAAACGCGGTGCTGTCCCGCTACCCCATTGAACATTACGAAAACCGCGACGTTTCCGTCGGGGAAAGCGAAAAACGCGGCCTGCTTTACTGCCGCATTACGCCGCCAGACCTCGAGCGACCTGTCCATGTCGGCTGTGTTCACCTGGGCCTTCGCGAAGCCCATCGTCAGGCGCAGCTGAAAATGCTGGCCGAATGGGCCAACGCGCTTCCCGAAGGCGAACCTGTGGTGGTAGCGGGCGATTTCAACGACTGGCGACAGCGGGCAAACCATCCGTTGAAAGTAGATGCCGGGCTGGAAGAGATTTTTACTCGCGCCAACGGCAGGCCTGCTCGCACTTTCCCGGTCCGTTTCCCGCTGCTTCGGCTTGACCGCATCTACGTGAAAAATGCCCACGCCAGCAGCCCGACCGCCCTGGCGCTCCTTAACTGGCGACATCTTTCCGACCATGCCCCGCTCAGCGCGGAGATCCACCTATGAAATGTTCCTGGCAGGAAGGCAACCGAATCACGCTGCTGG
This region of Enterobacter asburiae genomic DNA includes:
- a CDS encoding ABC transporter permease, which translates into the protein MRSNAISWRRVRALCIKETRQIVRDPSSWLIAVVIPLLLLFIFGYGINLDSSKLRVGILLEQQSEDALDFTHAMTGSPYIDATISDNRQELIQKMQAGKIRGLIVIPVDFAANMARANTDAPIQVITDGSEPNTANFVQGYAEGIWQLWQMQRAEDRGEEFKPLIDVQTRYWFNPAAISQHFIIPGAVTIIMTVIGAILTSLVIAREWERGTMEALLSTEVTRVELLLCKLIPYYFLGMLAMLLCMLVSVFILGVPYRGSLVVLFFITSLFLLSTLGMGLLISTITRNQFNAAQVALNAAFLPSIMLSGFIFQIDSMPAVIHAVTYVIPARYFVSTLQSLFLAGNIPVVLIVNTLFLMASAAMFIGLTWMKTKRRLD
- a CDS encoding ABC transporter permease; translated protein: MFHRLWTLIRKELQSLLREPQTRAILVLPVLIQVLLFPFAATLEVTNATIAIYNEDNGKHSVELTQRFARAKAFTHILLLKSPQEIQPTIDTQKALLLVRFPADFSRNLDTFQTAPMQLILDGRNSNSAQIAANYLQQVVKDYQQELMKGKPKPNNSELVVRNWYNPNLDYKWFVVPSLIAMITTIGVMIVTSLSVAREREQGTLDQLLVSPLATWQIFVGKAVPALIVATFQATIVLGVGIWAYQIPFAGSLALFYFTMVIYGLSLVGFGLLISALCSTQQQAFIGVFVFMMPAILLSGYVSPVENMPVWLQDLTWVNPIRHFTDITKQIYLKDASLDIVWGSLWPLLVIAATTGSVAYAMFRRNIA
- a CDS encoding YbhQ family protein, producing MKWQQRVRVATGLSCWQIMLHLLVVAVLVMGWMSGTLVRVGLGLCVLYGVTVLSMLFLQRHHEARWREVGDVLEELTTTWYFGAAMIVLWLLSRVLQNNLLLALAGLAILAGPAVVSLLTKEKKLRNVASKHRVRH
- a CDS encoding endonuclease/exonuclease/phosphatase family protein, coding for MTQKMQHFSLKVLTINIHKGFTAFNRRFILPELRDAVRTVSADIVCLQEVMGAHEVHPLHFENWPDTPHYEFLADTMWSDYAYGRNAVYPEGHHGNAVLSRYPIEHYENRDVSVGESEKRGLLYCRITPPDLERPVHVGCVHLGLREAHRQAQLKMLAEWANALPEGEPVVVAGDFNDWRQRANHPLKVDAGLEEIFTRANGRPARTFPVRFPLLRLDRIYVKNAHASSPTALALLNWRHLSDHAPLSAEIHL